Proteins encoded together in one Heterodontus francisci isolate sHetFra1 chromosome 20, sHetFra1.hap1, whole genome shotgun sequence window:
- the LOC137380688 gene encoding hyaluronan-binding protein 2-like, translated as MPKAIAWSIIRCFFIWLAAVSYSKVYGDHGEDPAGMDEDSYPSWLENSYDNNEPCLSNPCHNGGTCETTASSYQCRCPRPFQGRNCRKVNDPCKKKPCRNGDCVIQSNPPYYKCKCKHPYVPPTCKRATMPCSPNPCKNGATCRVGKKKGSFNCNCPGLFKGELCEIAPNDCYQGNGLSYRGLVKETERGKKCLHWSSNLLLKEAVGTHMENPNKYGIGDHNYCRNPDGDEKPWCYFKEKRDKLNWDHCAISPCTAARPQLQREPTARPVARSTAPTSTIVPFECGVPEVAVIIGKIFGGKRTVPGKYPWQVSLQLKNRIGLYKSGHLCGGTLIKPCWVLTAAHCIVSQAQPRDFRVQLGKQDLQRKESHEQNFDVGSIIVHENYHESLVGLYNDIALVKIKQVNGHCAQETKYVKTACLPDADFPPGTGCHISGWGQTESEASSNQLLHTNVRLISNQQCKDPQSYGTALNDSMFCAGNLDGSVDSCQGDSGGPLTCVKDGRYHIYGIVSWGDRCGIKNKPGVYVRVTKFLKWIKTRAT; from the exons AACCTTGTCTTTCAAATCCTTGTCACAATGGGGGAACCTGTGAAACAACTGCTTCAAGTTACCAGTGCCGGTGTCCTCGTCCATTTCAAGGAAGGAACTGTCGAAAAG TAAATGATCCTTGTAAGAAAAAACCATGCAGAAATGGAGACTGTGTTATCCAGTCCAACCCACCATATTATAAATGCAAATGCAAACACCCATATGTACCACCAACATGCAAAAGAG CAACCATGCCATGTAGCCCCAATCCTTGTAAAAATGGAGCAACGTGCAGGGTTGGGAAGAAGAAAGGAAGCTTCAACTGCAACTGCCCAGGATTATTTAAAGGGGAACTTTGTGAAATAG CGCCAAATGATTGTTACCAAGGTAATGGCTTATCATATAGAGGTCTTGTGAAAGAAACTGAACGGGGAAAGAAGTGTCTGCACTGGAGCTCGAACTTGCTGCTTAAGGAAGCCGTTGGTACTCATATGGAGAATCCCAACAAATATGGCATTGGTGATCACAACTATTGCAG GAATCCTGATGGTGATGAAAAGCCTTGGTGCTATTTTAAGGAGAAGCGTGATAAATTAAATTGGGACCATTGTGCCATTTCTCCCTGCACAGCAG CTCGACCACAACTCCAACGAGAACCCACGGCCAGACCTGTGGCCCGATCAACTGCCCCTACTTCTACCATTGTGCCCTTTGAGTGTGGAGTACCAGAGGTTGCAGTAATCATAGGCAAAATCTTTGGTGGAAAAAGGACAGTACCAGGAAAATATCCGTGGCAGGTATCTCTACAGCTGAAAAATCGGATTGGACTTTATAAATCAGGACATCTGTGTGGAGGAACATTGATCAAACCATGTTGGGTTCTCACTGCTGCCCACTGCATTGTCTCACA GGCACAGCCTAGAGATTTCCGCGTACAGCTTGGCAAACAAGACCTTCAAAGAAAGGAATCACATGAACAGAACTTTGACGTTGGAAGTATTATTGTCCATGAAAACTATCACGAGAGTTTGGTGGGATTATACAATGATATTG CTTTAGTGAAGATTAAACAAGTCAATGGTCACTGTGCCCAGGAAACAAAGTATGTAAAAACTGCGTGTTTACCAGATGCTGACTTTCCGCCTGGCACTGGATGCCACATTTCAGGATGGGGCCAGACAGAGTCAG AGGCATCATCCAATCAGTTATTGCATACAAATGTGAGACTGATATCTAATCAGCAATGTAAGGACCCACAATCCTATGGAACTGCTCTCAATGACAGCATGTTTTGTGCAGGAAACTTAGATGGAAGTGTGGATTCATGTCAG GGTGATTCTGGAGGACCACTGACTTGTGTGAAAGATGGACGTTACCACATCTACGGAATAGTGAGCTGGGGTGATCGCTGTGGAATAAAGAATAAACCTGGTGTTTATGTCCGTGTCACTAAATTCCTTAAATGGATTAAAACACGAGCCACTTAA